The following proteins are encoded in a genomic region of Zea mays cultivar B73 chromosome 9, Zm-B73-REFERENCE-NAM-5.0, whole genome shotgun sequence:
- the LOC100281850 gene encoding Transcription factor ILI4: MSSRRSRASTVSEEEINELISRLQTLLPSARRRGGSQASTTKLLKETCSYIKSLHREVDDLSDRLSDLMASMDHNSPGAEIIRSLLR, encoded by the exons ATGTCGAGCCGGAGGTCCCGCGCGTCGACGGTCTCGGAGGAGGAGATCAACGAGCTTATCTCGAGGCTGCAGACGCTGCTCCCCAGCGCGCGCCGCCGTGGCGGCAGCCAG GCGtcgacgacgaagctgctcaaggagaCCTGCAGCTACATCAAGAGCCTGCACCGGGAGGTGGACGATCTGAGCGACCGCCTGTCGGACCTCATGGCCAGCATGGACCACAACAGCCCCGGCGCCGAGATCATCCGCAGCCTCCTCCGCTAG